A portion of the Novosphingobium sp. KA1 genome contains these proteins:
- a CDS encoding HAMP domain-containing histidine kinase: MHFDDRLATVLQLPNSSAALARIQYRQLVDILGRLPGNARSWAVAAGFAQLAQLDRTIPAADRARLVSQPLQPLTNPRLLAHLAETEPAVATAAVRCAQLTEEAWLALVPALPVRARGILRHRSDLGVRVDALLEQLGVQDRALPPAEALELDALLESPPAEAPPVTAPPAPAMIRPIPRMPSAAPPPVQAPAPRPAPASPATRPGAPAGATPTGATPAGTTPAPFAEFEQAAASLGTPPPPTNTEAGIGAIVRRIEEFRKAREAQVNGVHHAANDAGYDAPRLPLGDTAAGLPRIPAAIDFATDSEGRVSWADGVHAPSLIGMDLTAADAAVKASAGIASSLRHRVPLRGAQIEISGAPAVQGTWQVDAVPRFEPASGRFTGYCGRLRRPAALAAVGAAMQGHGEADRLRQILHELRTPANAIQVAAEIIQQQLYGPAPHEYRALAAAIAGDCAHILAGFEELDRLVRLETGALNIEAGECDLAPVLTETVNRLKAWTQPRRSGFALQPPADGAALMLPLDRAETERLLWRLLAALAGSTAPDEMLPLAWSGQDGRITLSVGLPAALAALNESGLPENAPGERGHALSTGMFGLGFTLRLAAAEASAAGGGLQREGGTIRLWLPGLTAASAGHSQGLNNLMF; encoded by the coding sequence GGACGATTCCCGCCGCCGACCGTGCCCGTCTGGTCAGCCAGCCACTCCAGCCGCTGACCAACCCGCGCCTGCTGGCCCATCTGGCCGAAACCGAACCCGCCGTCGCCACCGCCGCCGTGCGCTGCGCACAATTGACGGAGGAGGCCTGGCTCGCGCTCGTTCCCGCTCTCCCCGTGCGTGCGCGCGGGATCCTTCGCCACCGCAGCGACCTTGGGGTACGGGTCGATGCCCTGCTCGAACAACTGGGCGTGCAGGATCGCGCCCTGCCTCCCGCCGAGGCGCTTGAGCTGGACGCGCTGCTCGAAAGTCCGCCAGCAGAAGCCCCGCCCGTCACCGCCCCCCCTGCTCCGGCGATGATCCGGCCGATCCCGCGCATGCCCTCGGCCGCGCCTCCCCCCGTTCAGGCCCCGGCCCCGCGCCCTGCCCCCGCTTCGCCGGCCACACGCCCCGGGGCACCGGCTGGGGCAACACCGACTGGCGCGACACCGGCTGGCACGACACCGGCGCCTTTTGCCGAGTTCGAGCAGGCCGCCGCGTCGCTCGGCACCCCGCCGCCGCCAACCAACACCGAAGCCGGGATCGGTGCCATCGTCCGCCGCATCGAGGAGTTCCGCAAGGCCCGCGAAGCGCAAGTAAACGGCGTCCACCACGCCGCCAACGATGCCGGATACGACGCCCCGCGCCTCCCGCTGGGCGATACCGCCGCCGGCTTGCCGCGCATTCCTGCCGCGATCGACTTTGCCACCGATTCCGAAGGCCGGGTTTCCTGGGCGGACGGCGTTCATGCCCCCTCGCTGATCGGGATGGACCTCACCGCCGCCGACGCCGCAGTCAAGGCCTCCGCCGGCATCGCCTCGTCCCTTCGCCACCGCGTGCCGCTGCGCGGCGCACAGATCGAGATTTCCGGCGCTCCGGCCGTTCAGGGCACCTGGCAGGTCGATGCGGTGCCCCGCTTCGAACCGGCGAGCGGCCGCTTCACCGGCTATTGCGGCCGCTTGCGCCGCCCCGCCGCGCTGGCCGCCGTCGGCGCCGCCATGCAAGGCCACGGTGAAGCCGATCGCCTGCGCCAGATCCTGCATGAGCTGCGCACCCCCGCCAACGCCATCCAGGTCGCGGCCGAGATCATCCAGCAGCAGCTCTATGGCCCTGCCCCGCACGAATATCGCGCGCTGGCCGCGGCGATCGCCGGCGACTGCGCGCACATCCTTGCCGGCTTCGAGGAGCTCGACCGGCTGGTCCGGCTCGAGACCGGCGCGCTCAACATCGAGGCGGGCGAATGCGACCTGGCCCCGGTCCTGACCGAGACGGTCAACCGCCTCAAGGCCTGGACCCAGCCGCGCCGCAGCGGCTTCGCACTGCAGCCGCCCGCCGACGGCGCCGCGCTGATGCTGCCGCTCGATCGCGCCGAAACCGAACGCCTGCTGTGGCGCCTGCTCGCCGCGCTGGCCGGCTCGACCGCGCCCGACGAGATGCTCCCGCTCGCGTGGAGCGGCCAGGACGGCCGGATCACGCTGAGCGTCGGACTGCCCGCCGCGCTGGCGGCGCTGAACGAAAGCGGCCTTCCCGAAAACGCGCCGGGCGAGCGGGGACACGCGCTCTCCACCGGCATGTTCGGGCTGGGTTTCACGCTGCGACTGGCTGCCGCCGAAGCCTCTGCTGCAGGTGGCGGCCTGCAGCGCGAAGGCGGCACGATCAGGCTGTGGCTTCCCGGCTTGACCGCCGCCAGTGCGGGCCATAGCCAAGGCCTGAACAATCTGATGTTCTGA